aggaacttgaagcacttaACTATCTCCACCTCGCCACCATTGATACtgactccaccctgcttcctgaagtcaatgaccagctcctttgttttgctgacacggagggaaaggttgttgtggaGATGATCACTTCTGTGGTAAGGATGttgtttgccacttatcagcccatgcctgactgTTGTCCagatcacaagaccacaagacaaggaagcagaagcaggccattcggcccatcgagtctgctccaaggaaagggaaatagaaatggggaatgggggaagaagaagaagcagaaaaaaaacctattctaatcccaatttccagccttatccccatatcccttgatatcctgactatttagatatctacctatctcctcctcgaacgcccccactgatctggcctccactgctgtacgtggcaaggagttccacaaattcaccaccctctggctaaagaaatttttcctcatctctgttttgaaactgtaccctctaattctaagattgtgccctctggtcctggactcacccaccgagggaaacagcctagccacatctactctgtcctttcctatcaatattttaaatgtcgctatgaggtcccctctcattcttctgtactccagtgagtacagtccaagagccgacaaacgctcctcatacgtaagccctttcattcctggaatcatcctcgtaaatcttgtcTATGTCTTGCTGTtttgtttgctgaggagttgcaaatgattAATGAATTTTGAAAAAGTACCTGCAATAATATTCATGGTATCTTATATGGTCAATACCTAAAGCATTAGGTTTTGCCCGTTGCTCACTGATAACTCATGTCTTTGAGTTGTGGTCAGGGGTTTTGCTTTCAGCTCCAATATACTTGAACAGCGCAGCCCTCCAGGAGCAGTCAGAGGTGCCATATTTTGAGATGGCTTTAAAAGCTAGATTCTGTCAGGCACCTTGCAACCTCTTTGAAGAGTCCTAGAATTCTTCCATGTCCTGGTCTGGCAGTTTGTCCTTCAAGACATGGGAGCACGATCACTGAACTGGCCACTCTTGATGGGCATTTAAAATCTTCATCCAGAATGCATTGTTGCCCTTCACAGCTTTGGCTGAATGTTGTTTAACATGGAATTCTGTAGGTGGTGATCAGCTGGTTTCCTTGCCTTGTTGACGAGATGCAATGTGGCCTCAGTGATCCTGAGTTAGTATTGAGGATTTCATAGGCTACTCTTTCCtgatatttttttttcttggtctTTGTTCTcacttctcagaatcagaatatttattatcattgacttaaatgacatgaaatctgttgttttgcggcagcagtacagtgcaaggacttaaaattacaaaagtaaacagCGCAAACaaaagggaataacaaggtagtgttcatggactgttcagaaatctgatggtggaggggaagaagctatatctgaattgttgagtgtgggtcttcaggttcctgtatctcctccctgatggtagtaatgagaagagggcatgtcctggatggggaaggtccttagtgatggatgccaccttcttgaggcaccacctcttgaagatgtccttgatggtggggacggttgtgatggagctggctgaatctagcagcctcttgcgatcctgtgcattggagcctccataccaggctgtgatgcaaccagtcagaatgctctccaccgtacatccataggtgacgtaccaaatctcttcaaagtcTTATAGAAgtggagccactggcatgccttttcTGTGactgcatcaacgtgttgggcccaggatagatcctctgtgaTTTTgacacttaggaacttgaagctgctctccctttccactgctgacccctcaatgaggactggtgtgtgttctcctgacttccccttgctgaagtccacaatcaattccttggtcttggtgatgttgagtgtgagattggctggttgagtggtgtcacaataacaatCTATTTGACTCTTGTACGCTGCCTCGTCCCCACCTGTGATTCTACCAACAGCTGTGTCATtgctgaatttatagatggtgtttgagctgtgctgagcaacacagtcatgagtgtagagagtagagcagtgggctgagcaggcatccttgaggtgcatctgtgttgtcAGCAAGCAGGTGTTGTTACTGATTTGcagtgactgtggtctcctgacaatcaagtcaatgatccagttgtAGAGAGAGgtagaggtccaggttttgaattGATGATTAGTACTGGTGAGTCTGTCTTGTCAATGGACCAGGATGTACCACTAATTGTGATGGAGTTCTGGAAATTGGCTGAAAGGCATGAATTTGTGCATCTCCTGTAAGCTGTTGCTTGGTATCTCTGGGACAGGATGATCATGGGTTTTGTTTTTAAGCACAGCAGTTTCTGTCTGAAATTCAGCAGTATCAATTAGAGAGAGGCGAGTTTAAGCCTGATTTCTTCTCAAGGCTTGATTAAGATTGAATTGAGAGAGTAAAGAACACCACAGTAGCAGCTGTAATGGGGAATTGATAGTTTGGTGGGAATGGGGTCAAGTGTGTAGATAGTATTAGATAAACTCTGCTGGTGCTTTAAGTACAcaatattttaagcaaatgtTTAATTCTGTTTTGTGGTATACTGTAtgtggcaagggcctgtttctgtgctgtacctctctacaaGAGGCCAGCATTGAATCCTTtaatcactgatttttttttccttaaatccTTAGGTTGTATTTTCCCTTTTAGTAACAGGTATACATCTtggttccagatttccaacaaccaCCTGAAGTTTctataaaaaaaagtgtaatgATTTACTTCGAACTTGGACCTACATACAAATTTAGTACAGATTTGTAGTAATCCATGCTGTGTGCATAAAACTCTGCTTATAATTGCAAATGAATAGGCCATTTCTTCTCACTTATCCCAACACAATCAGAATGGTCTTTTATAAGCTCCATACTGGATTCCTGGAGAGCCTTCCTTTACCAACCTGTAACTTTGTCTAGTATACTGATTAACATTGCTTTTTGTCATTAACCCACACTAAGGATTAATTTACCCTCTGTAGTTAACTGACCTGCATAGCTTAGATGTGAGGGGAAACAGAAGCACCTCACCAAACTAcctggaacatgcaaactccaactGGTAGCCAAGGCTAGGATTAAATTGAGGTGCCTGGAACTGAGAAAGTAGTACTAACTGCTCTACATACTATCacctatttaaataaaataacagcTCATTCAATGATGCATCCAGTAACCTTCACCTGCTGGAAGTGCATTTACCTGTTGTCAATATTCAAAACtgattttgattttccttttaagTACCTTGTACCATTACAATACCTTCAGTAACAAATCAAATTCAATGGATTAGTTGAATAAATAACTTATGTACCAGTTAGAGCAACTAGCATTTTTACATATTTGGCTATTGTTTCTGAAGATGACAACCTGTATGTTATCTTGTGACATGAAGACAGAATCATGACACTGAACATTGCTACTCATTTTTATTCCTCTATAAAACAGTTTGAGCTAAGTTGTCAGTTTTTCTGTAGCATTTTAATTGTAAGCAAAGGATATTCATAAATTGAGGAAATACCCCTTTCATAATTagacagtgggggaaaaaaacttagAAACTTGCAAGTTTATCATCTGCCTGTTAGAAGCTTCACCTCAACTGCAGCAGATTTAGGATCATTACCTTAGACAGTTATTGCACATTTTTGGAACAGCAGTATCCCAGTCTCATTACATCTGCACACACTGGAAAAGCATCTGTTCTGCTCAGAACTCAATTTGAATGATTTACAAAGATCAGTGGCTCTACACACATTGATTAGTTCTTTATAAGGCAATTTAGTAACAAGTAAAATGCATTTTACATTCGGTGAATTTCCTCATGATTTATGAACTGCTTCAGATTGTGCAGACTGTCCCACCATGTAAAGAGAAACTTCTCAGCAATGAGTTTGAACCATGGTGTGATTTTCACTTCcttgttttctgcttttttcAACAGATCCTTCAGTTCCTCTTTTGTTACGTAGCAATAACTTTTGATCTCATTTGGGTCAGGTTTCAAAGTTACATCCTTCTGTATAAATATTATATAGTCAATTTCATGTTCTCCCCAGATCCCATCAGACTGAGCCTTGTAGTGAATACGGGTCAAGTAATTCATCTCTTCTAAAGGGACCTGGTGTCAAAAGTTAAATACAGAAGAAAACACATTACATGAGGCAGCATTTTAAGTCATTGGTATACAcacactgacctgctgaattaaTGAACAGTGTTCATCACAAAAACATTAGTTCAGAGATAAATGTTATACTGTCTACTTGTTGATTAGGTTCTGCCACAATCAGCGGGAACAAACTACACAGCACTCTTCATTTGGGCAATAAAGTCAGTCATGTTAAGTTAGTTAATTCTCTGCAGAATTAGGTTTGTGAGCTGAATGGTGATCTGCCCAGTAAAGGAATCACCAAACAGTAAAGAAAGTTTGAGGACTGAACAATGGAAAGGGAGGGTTAgaaaaacatggacaaatgggagcaagtgttggccattcagcccttcaacaCTGCTCCCATGCTGTGTGACAATGGCTGATCAGTATCTCAATACAATTCCTGCTGTCTTCTAACCTTGATGCCTTGTGTCTAaaaattcctcccccctccctgattTAATCATCAACAACATGGCTTCAACAGCCCTGTGGTAGTAAATTCCACAAGTTCtcactcagtgaagaaatttcctcagttTTATATCTTGCCTTATATACTGACACTGAACACTTGTTCTCGACAACCCAGCCAAGAGAAACAACCTCCCTGTCTGATCTATCTACTTCTGCAGAATTTTGCAAGTTGCAATTAAATCCCCTTTCATTTAGCCAAGTTGATCTTAACTCTCCAAATATGGCAGTCCCAGGAAATAGTtttgtgaatcttcactgcactccccctTTGGAAAGCATATTCTTCCTTTGATAAGATGACTAAAgttgcacaatactccagttgtggagTCAAAGGctctgtataattgtaacaagaCATTTATTCCTGTAGCAAGGTCCCCACCTAAAATACCAACAATTCCTCCAATTTCCACACCAccgctccccctccacccccaaccacagatgctgttcaacccactgagatcctccaactgtttgttgctccagattccagtatctggagTTTCTTGCATGTCCATACCCATTCCTGTCCTCAAATCCTTCTAGGAAGGTCAGTGTACCCTTTgccttaactgcttgctgaacctgcgtATTTGCTTTCAGTgcctggtgtacaaggacaccaagtCTTTAAATGTCAACACTTCCTAATCtaacactatttaaataatgcacTTTTCTACTATAACAAAACTACACATTTGTCCATGTAATACCACACCTGtattccacaccccacccccaacttgcTCACCGTCAAAAGTCACCTTGAAGGCTCCTTGCATTCTCATTTATCCCACCCAGTTTGTTGGCAAAtctgaaaatattacatttgttcTCTCATACAAATCATTGATGTCATGAAGAGCTGATCCCTGTGGATttcccatttatcaccttcctgaTAAAGACCCatttgttccaaaagtttatgcGCAAACCAATGTTCAATCCATGTCAATATTATTGTacgttttttttccccaaaaggagGATGCTCATTACAACACAAGGCTGTCATCTGGCCCATCAAATCcctgccagctcccagagcaatctcATCTGTTCAACTTCTCTTATTCCCTCATAGCCCTGCAACCTACCTTGTCTCATTTGCCCTTGCCCTTTATTTTCTACTTGTGTACCTCACAGGTCaatctacagtagccaattgacTCAATAGCCTGTCTAAGATGCCAGAGGATCACATGCAGaaataggaagaacatgcaaactccccacagacagtgatttttatcaatgatttggatgaggaagtggaaggatgggttggcaagtttgcagatgacctgaaggttggtggtgtagtagatagtggagaaggttgtaACAGGATTtacacaggatgcagagctgggcagagaagcagcagatagagttcaatccagagaagtgtgaagtgatacactttgaaagaatgaacttgaaggcagaggtcatggttaatggcaggattcttagcagtgtggaggaacagagatcttgggattcaagtacatagatccctcaaagttgcctcacaagtggatagggcagttaaggcagtgtatggtgtgctggactTCATTAGAcaggactgagttcaagagccaagaggtaatgttgcaacactataagactctggttagaccacacttggaatattgtgttcagttctggtcatattataggaaggatgtggaagctttggagagggtgcagaggagatttacaaggatgctacctgggttggagagcacatcttacgaggagaggttgagtgagttaggatTTCtttttggagtgatggaggataagaggagacttgataggaagtatacaagattatgagaggcgtggacagccagcatcttttccccaggatggcaatggccaatactagagctCACCtctttaaggtgcatggaggaaagttcagagaagatgtcagaggtagattttgttttatatttatatataaaaaaacagcagcgggtgcctggaatgcactgctgggggtggtggtaggggccaatatgatcgggtcatttaagagacttagataggcacatggatgaaagaaaaagagggttataggaggtgaagtagagaggggggatagattgaatggcgACTAGGTTTATGGGCCAAAGGTCcattctgttttatgttctgaaaGGTTTGGATTGTACCTGGGTCGCTgcaaggcagcagtgctaaccacAATGTCCACCGAGGTGTCCTAATTTCACACTAAACTTTATAGTGGGACTTTGTCACaagctttttgaaaatccaaatgcactaagTCCATTTGTTTTCCCTTCCTTAATCTACGAGCTGCATCCTCAAAGCATTCCAGGAGCTTTCTCAAACCCCATTtcccttctggaaatccatgctgactttaaaCAATATAGATATTTTTCCAAGTGTCCCACTAAATCATCCTTTATAAAGAGTCCCTTTCCCCACTAAAGTTTGACGAATTGGTCTTTAGTTTCCAGTTTTTGATTTTATAGAAAGTTGTGGGATTGCATTGATGTGGTGAGGAGTGACCTGGTGGGAGGGAAGGCCAAGGTAGCAGAACCCTAGCATGGTGCTGGCAGTGAGGGGAAGTGTAGGAAAGGAAACACACATTTAGAAGGCTCCTTTAACAAAAGGAACTGAGGCAGAACAAGCAGGATAGGCAGGTAATGTGCTTCCAGGTGAGATTTCTGTATTGTCAACTGAGAGAGTAGCTTATTTTAACCTGCTTCACAGGTGAAGCATTAGTCAGCTGGCTCCCCCAGACTTTGAGAAACGTGTCAGCGTTATGGCACTGCTTGGATATGCAGGAGTGCTTCTCTCCTGCCTCCCAAGAGATTACACTTAATGCCTCCTCCAACTGGAAGACAAACCTGTCAATCAGCCCACTTTCCTGACAGGAAATCTGTCAAGTACAAGGAAGAGTTTGGGCTTGAAGGTTTCATGTACAGGTAGAACAGGTAGTTTCTGACAAACTGCTCAGTTGATATCCTAGCTATGTTATTAacagagttaaatgtttcaggtccgagatcCTTTGTCACAAATTCTAACAAAGCAGGTCTGACCCAAAACCtcaactgttcctctctccacagatgctccctgatttGACTGTTTTctggcatttttatttttaatttcagatttccagccttaaATTTTGATTATTTGCAAGTTTTGATGCAGAAAGTTTTGCAGCATCTCACCTGTTGCACAGGTATGCCAAACTCTTCTTTCAGTCTGCGCTGGGCTGCTCGTCTTACACCAATTGCATCTTTCTCCTCCATTTCTGCTGCAGTGCTAAGAGGATGACTGCAGCAAGTGTTTGTAAAACAACCTGAAAATAAAAGATTTCAAAATGTATTGTTAACCAAAGATCCAAATCTTCACTACATGACTGCCTGGCAGCCCAACCTCAAACTTCAATCAttctaaacaaaaaaattagCAAGTCCAAGgtattggtcagtatggactctcCAACAGCATCTCATTCTGCCATTACCAGGAGAGAAGAGGGGAAAGATGGAGATACTGCAGGTTACACCCACTGGCTCATCAGATATGTGCAAATGATAAACACTGGGTCACAGGAAAAGCTGCTCAAAGTTGTAATGATAACCCAATGATGGGCACTTGGTGGGATTTGGAATACTTGCATGCAGATTGTTCAATAATTTCTTTTGTACTGTACATCTCTGGGGAAAGAAAACCATCTAGTTTGGCATCTTGGTCATTGATGGTACTTTTGGTTTCAATTAGAAAGGTTCAAGACCCAATTAAAGATTTGAGCACACACAATCCCAGCAAACATCGATACTTACTGAAAGAGTAGGACTGGGATGCAGGTTGCAcctttcaacttgaaacattaaacattttaCTGTTACCATCTCACATGCATGCTGAAGGCCTGATGGGCTTCCTTAGCCAATCATTCAGTGATGCTAACAGCACTGGAGagtttctctccccctcccatacaGTTACTTGAGGCATCTTGCCACAGTGAGAATTCACTACAAATGTGAAACCAGGAGAACTATTAAAAACTACAAAGCTAGGTTGAAGGCATCAAAGGTACTATACAAGTTCTTTCTTCAGATAGTTCAAATTAAATGTATGTTTGTATGTGAAAGAAAAGGCAGCAATATTTTGATAGATGACTAATGGATTGGTTGTCTTGTACGGTACACAAGTAATAAAGTAACTGTTGAAAAATGGTAGAGTTcacacctgtacgtctttgaattAATAAACGGATaatgaagaaaatgtttttatttccggAGGATACACAATCAGTAATCCTCAGCCCCCTGACATTAAACCGTCAGCATAGACACATTCATCTGTATTTCACCACCTGAATTAGAATATCCCGAGATTCATCAACCTACGTTGAAAGTACTGATCACAGGGGAGTGCAGCAGACAATTTAAAAGCTGCTGCCAATAGTCTAGAAACCAGAGTGGAAAAAGGAATCAATGACAAGTAAATATTCCCTGCAATTTTAATTGTTCTGTACATTTAGGAAGTTAGTCAATTAACTATTTGCTTCATTGAATTAGAAAATTTTCCTCTGTATTAAAAACATACAACAAGAGTCAAAAGGTGTTGACTTTGTTATACATCTTCTAAATTAGAATAATACAATGCAGAAGGCAATCCCTCACAGCCTTAAATCAGTGACCATTAATCCAATCCCCTTTTAGATAGTGTTACCTAATTCACTTTCAGACAACATCCTTCAGATCAGAACCTATTTTTTCTTCTCAGAATACCTTCACCTGGAACAACTTTGCAAATCCCTCACCGATAATCCATTATGCTTAACATCCCCTGCTTTTGGTTTTTGGACAGAATGCACCATTTAGCATACACTACAGGGTGGATACTATAGCCCAGCACATCCAGCGAGGGTGACAATAGATAATGACTAAAGTGTACCTCTAACCGAACACTGCaaaaggatgattttttttctcccttattCAGATCTTCCCGTGTTAAGCCTCATGTTGATTGTTCTTCAAACCCAGCCATTCAATATTGGGCAGGCATAGAACACACATTCTTAAAATCACCCCTACGTTATTACGTAACAGAACATAAACTAGAAAACTTCCTCTGCCATCAAATGGAAAAAGCAAGAACGGAGAGCAAGAAGCATGAATGCCTTTTATTCACCCGTCTTATTTCCCCCTCTGGGAGTTGGGGTCATGCCCAGCCTGACCAGacaggcacatcttcctgctctaCATTTCACAGATCCTTCATTCTTTTGTcgatgttctcactctccaattgctcccattcactcattggccaGACAACCTTGTTTACTGCTCATCCCCAcggtcacttttttttaaaaccctatCACATAATCCACTCCCCTACACTACCTGAAGCTTaatgagctttttttaaaaaaattatttacagcatggtaacaggcccttccggcccagtgagTCCACGCCACCTATTTTAAAccccccaattaacctacccgtacgtctttagaatgtgggaggaaaccgacgcagacacgggagaacgtacaaactccttacaaacagtgacaggaattgctacgctaccgtgccgccctgtcTCCCTCCTAATtgtgacaaaaggtctttgacctgaaatgttaaccgtttctcttcccacagatgcagcctggtctgctgaccatttccagcatcagtttttttttgaagttttcatCCAAGCCTCTGGACTAATCTAGGAATTTATCCACTATGCAATAGTTCCATGACTCTTTCCAGACTCTACAGGCAGGGGAATACGCTTTTCATCATCTGCCTTCTCGGTGTCTTTCCTTTTCCTGAAGGACACCAGTGTAAGCCAAGGATATGAAGTAACCACTCAAATCACCTCAGGCTCTTGTCTCCCCTTCCCAACATCAACCCCCCAACccaacctctttatactgaccatcttccctctctactctcagtcctaatgcagggtcttgaccaaaaTTTGTCGacgttccatagatgctgcctgacctgctgtattctTCCAATATCCTGTGTGTTGCACAAAATAATGGACCTGAAAAAACGTGAATgcctctcaaactatatcatgtttaaacttgaaaaaaaattaggagtggtactgttgatccttcacttaaatttgaggaagtttggagtccatttattcaatattttcacatgatatagatccccttgtaataacctttcaacttagaggaacagagttgacgacataatattgctctatttctactgagaaattttagtccagttttttttgaatttttttttgtttagcttagtttggtttgatatattgttcttattttggggattttttttcctttcttttatattttataataaatctttttctttcctctcttttacattatattcattcactaagagattgttagttctacagattttttttatatactttattgttctttatgattatccatgccatgattgttctcctgatctctttgtattacatgtacaaacattgatgttatatattaatctgtattaatttgaaaactaatgaaaagattgaaaaagaaagaaagaaagaaaaaacatgaATGCTTACACACCCGGGAAAGTGATCTTTGCATCAGATCTCTGTTGCAGCAGAAGCTTCCCCTCACTGCTGAAGATGAAAACACTGAAGGCTCTGTGAAGCAAACCtagaaagtgaaaataaaaaaagagattGGTAATCCTTAACAACTGCACTTCTATCACAGCATGGCCTTGGTCCCAACAGCCTAAACCAAATCACCACAGTGCCACACTGACATTCCCAGTGGAAATAAAGTTACATCACCATATAGAATGGGGAcgtgggaaaagagagaaaaaacatgtTGAAAGTAACCTAAATTTTGTGGTGAGATTAATAATTTGTAGTAGAATTTGAAGATAATGCTTTGTCATGAAGTTGGAGATCCTGTTAAACTCCTAGAGTCAGAGCACTGGCCCATTTTGCCCACACCAGCTGTCAGCTGCAATAAAATTCCAACAATCCACCATCAaaccatttggaaatcccaatggtttggcatctgggtCACCGGATGACATTTGCAATATCCATGAGCTACAGCCTCAGCTCCCATGCTctcttgaaactcacctggttgTGTTGGCCTGTACCCCCTTAAAATTTACAGGtttcactgaaatgttactgcgtacagaaaatctgctagtccaacaccaaagtcccaagcatgaTGGATTAGTGGAATTTTATCACATTCCAATCCCATTTATGACGACTCAACTtagccctctatgccttggtgttttaagtgctcatctaaatacttt
This genomic interval from Pristis pectinata isolate sPriPec2 chromosome 5, sPriPec2.1.pri, whole genome shotgun sequence contains the following:
- the idi1 gene encoding isopentenyl-diphosphate Delta-isomerase 1, whose amino-acid sequence is MLRTLLTRWRHGATGPLLRGKRVVPAGAAGAAAWCRRPLQCRRSSVTTQPSGYIGKRNTATMPEINTDNLDAKQVQLLAEMCILIDENDLKTGADTKRNCHLNENINKGLLHRAFSVFIFSSEGKLLLQQRSDAKITFPGCFTNTCCSHPLSTAAEMEEKDAIGVRRAAQRRLKEEFGIPVQQVPLEEMNYLTRIHYKAQSDGIWGEHEIDYIIFIQKDVTLKPDPNEIKSYCYVTKEELKDLLKKAENKEVKITPWFKLIAEKFLFTWWDSLHNLKQFINHEEIHRM